A genome region from Haliotis asinina isolate JCU_RB_2024 chromosome 11, JCU_Hal_asi_v2, whole genome shotgun sequence includes the following:
- the LOC137256196 gene encoding cyclin-dependent kinase 5 activator 1-like: MGTVLSFSPRPRKPLYEDINLNNFNYEVLHNVKNQAKDKEKEKEKNLKRHSIFLSALSWKKFTVNSKKKEKGLIKLSNTTFLASKFDNNCNIENVNINKNIQKSISCYNLKTGIDESQSQHSNLVKKVEKCLSPKRTVIQASTSELLKCLGEYLKKKCKKLRHFEASDVIMWLRSVDRSLLLQGWQDVAFINPANVVFVYLLIRDMVTSDTESEHDLQATVLTCLYLSYSYMGNEISYPLKPFLVEDDKDRFWDRSLVIVNRLSPSMLRINRDPSFFTEIFTELKSYSPCI; the protein is encoded by the coding sequence ATGGGGACGGTGTTGTCGTTTTCTCCCCGACCCCGGAAACCTCTCTACGAAGATATCAACCTCAACAACTTCAACTATGAGGTTCTTCACAACGTCAAGAACCAAGCGAAAGACAAGGAGAAAGAAAAGGAGAAGAACCTGAAACGCCATTCCATCTTCCTCAGTGCCCTCAGCTGGAAGAAGTTCACCGTGAACAGCAAGAAGAAGGAGAAAGGTCTTATCAAACTCTCCAACACAACGTTCCTTGCTAGTAAGTTTGACAATAACTGTAACATTGAGAATGttaacatcaacaaaaacatccaGAAATCCATATCTTGCTATAACCTTAAAACCGGAATCGATGAAAGTCAATCTCAGCATTCTAACCTTGTCAAGAAGGTTGAAAAATGTCTCAGTCCGAAGCGAACCGTGATTCAAGCCTCCACGTCAGAACTCTTGAAATGTTTGGGAGAATATTTGAAGAAGAAGTGTAAAAAATTACGTCATTTTGAGGCAAGTGATGTCATTATGTGGCTCCGGAGCGTTGACAGGTCTCTCCTTCTACAAGGGTGGCAGGATGTCGCCTTCATCAACCCGGcgaatgttgtgtttgtgtatttgcTTATACGAGATATGGTCACCAGTGATACGGAGTCTGAACATGACCTACAAGCCACTGTTCTCACGTGTTTGTACCTTTCCTATTCATACATGGGTAACGAGATCAGCTACCCTCTCAAACCATTCCTTGTGGAGGATGACAAGGACAGATTCTGGGACCGATCTCTTGTCATAGTAAACAGGCTTAGTCCTAGTATGCTTCGGATTAACAGAGACCCAAGCTTCTTTACAGAGATTTTCACAGAACTTAAGTCCTATTCCCCTTGCATATGA